The following are encoded in a window of Alphaproteobacteria bacterium genomic DNA:
- the nuoI gene encoding NADH-quinone oxidoreductase subunit NuoI encodes MGVLDRTARALLLGEIASGFALTLKYMFKPKVTVNYPFEKGPLSPRFRGEHALRRYPNGEERCIACKLCEAICPAQAITIEAEPRADGSRRTTRYDIDMTKCIYCGFCQEACPVDAIVEGPNFEFSTETREELMYDKAKLLANGDRWEAEIAANLAQDAPYR; translated from the coding sequence ATGGGTGTGCTCGACAGGACGGCCCGCGCGCTGCTGCTCGGCGAGATCGCCTCGGGCTTCGCGCTGACCTTGAAGTACATGTTCAAGCCGAAGGTGACGGTCAACTATCCCTTCGAGAAGGGACCGCTCAGTCCGCGCTTCCGCGGCGAGCACGCGCTGCGCCGCTATCCCAACGGCGAGGAGCGCTGCATCGCCTGCAAGCTGTGCGAGGCGATCTGCCCGGCCCAGGCGATCACCATCGAGGCCGAGCCGCGCGCCGACGGCAGCCGGCGCACGACGCGCTACGACATCGACATGACCAAGTGCATCTACTGCGGCTTCTGCCAGGAAGCGTGCCCGGTGGACGCGATCGTCGAGGGACCGAACTTCGAGTTCTCGACCGAGACGCGCGAGGAGCTGATGTACGACAAGGCCAAGCTATTGGCCAACGGCGACCGCTGGGAGGCCGAGATCGCGGCCAACCTGGCCCAGGACGCGCCGTACCGGTGA
- a CDS encoding NADH-quinone oxidoreductase subunit J: MIIQTIAFYAFAAVTVVSAFMVIAARNPVHSVLYLILAFFNSAALFLLLGAEFIAMILIIVYVGAVAVLFLFVVMMLDINLAELRQGFLRYLPIGAAVGLVLFAELMLALGVWVVSPTAAGSIAANQAALARTSNTEAIGKVLYTDYFFLFQAAGVVLLVAMIGAIVLTLRQRAGVRRQKIAEQIARTRDEAVTVVKVPVGGGI, encoded by the coding sequence ATGATCATCCAGACCATCGCCTTCTACGCCTTCGCCGCCGTGACCGTGGTCTCGGCCTTCATGGTGATCGCCGCGCGCAATCCCGTGCACTCGGTGCTCTACCTGATCCTGGCGTTCTTCAATTCCGCCGCGCTCTTCCTGCTGCTGGGCGCGGAGTTCATCGCGATGATCCTGATCATCGTCTATGTCGGCGCCGTCGCGGTGCTGTTCCTGTTCGTCGTGATGATGCTCGACATCAATCTCGCCGAACTGCGCCAGGGATTCCTGAGATACCTGCCGATCGGCGCCGCCGTCGGCCTGGTGCTGTTTGCAGAGCTGATGCTGGCGCTGGGTGTCTGGGTGGTGTCGCCGACTGCCGCCGGCAGCATCGCCGCCAACCAGGCAGCGCTGGCCAGGACCAGCAACACCGAGGCGATCGGCAAGGTGCTCTACACCGACTATTTCTTCCTCTTCCAGGCGGCCGGCGTCGTGCTCCTGGTGGCGATGATCGGCGCCATCGTGCTCACCCTGCGCCAACGCGCCGGCGTGCGCCGCCAGAAGATCGCCGAGCAGATCGCGCGCACCCGCGACGAGGCGGTCACCGTGGTCAAGGTCCCGGTCGGGGGAGGCATCTGA
- the nuoK gene encoding NADH-quinone oxidoreductase subunit NuoK, with the protein MQIGLEHYLAVAAILFTLGIFGIFLNRKNVIVILMSVELMLLAVNINLVAFSAHLGDMTGQVFAMLVLTVAAAEAAIGLAILVVYFRNRGTIAVEDINLMKG; encoded by the coding sequence ATGCAGATCGGCCTCGAGCACTACCTCGCCGTCGCGGCGATCCTGTTCACCCTGGGCATCTTCGGCATCTTCCTGAACCGCAAGAACGTCATCGTCATCCTGATGTCGGTCGAGCTGATGCTGCTGGCGGTGAACATCAACCTGGTGGCCTTCTCGGCGCATCTCGGCGACATGACCGGTCAGGTCTTCGCCATGCTGGTGCTGACGGTGGCCGCCGCCGAGGCGGCCATCGGGCTCGCCATCCTCGTCGTCTATTTCCGGAACCGCGGCACCATCGCGGTCGAGGACATCAACCTGATGAAGGGGTAG
- the nuoL gene encoding NADH-quinone oxidoreductase subunit L, which yields MDLAVKLIVFLPLLAAFIAGVFGRAIGDRGAQVVTTGALLIAAALSWFVFFKIGFGEAGGTIRIATWISSGTFEVLWALRADTLTAVMLIVVTTVSSMVHLYSVGYMAEDKSVPRFMAYLSLFTFAMLMLVTADNLVQLFFGWEGVGLASYLLIGFWYDRPSANAAAIKAFIVNRVGDFGFALGIFAIFMLTGSVQFDAIFKAAPEIARATFPFLGAEVPALTTVCLLLFVGAMGKSAQLGLHTWLPDAMEGPTPVSALIHAATMVTAGIFMVARCSPLFEYSQTALDVVTLVGAGTAFFAATVGLTQFDIKRVVAYSTCSQLGYMFFALGVSAYPAGMFHLMTHAFFKALLFLGAGAVIHAMHHEQDMRRMGGLKDKIPQTYWLMWIGTLALAGIGIPVIGGHGIGFAGFYSKDIILESAFSAHTTVGMIAFWLGIAAAFMTAFYSSRLMFMTFHGAPRWADAHGHGHDAHGHGHDGHHEPHEAPGVMLVPLYVLALGAVIAGGVAYNIFVGDGLEQFWRGSVLILSEHHALHDAHNAPLWVKVLPLVMAISGIALAYRFYVQKPSLPAQTAAAYPFLYRFSFNKWYFDELYDFLFVKPSMWLGRQLWKKGDVGIIDEVGPNGLARGATRLAGVLGRAQSGYLYHYAFAMLIGVAVLVTWYMLSRGQ from the coding sequence ATGGATCTCGCCGTCAAGCTCATCGTCTTCCTGCCGCTGCTGGCCGCGTTCATCGCCGGCGTCTTCGGCCGCGCGATCGGCGACCGGGGTGCGCAGGTCGTGACGACCGGCGCGCTGCTGATCGCCGCGGCGCTCTCGTGGTTCGTCTTCTTCAAGATCGGCTTCGGCGAGGCCGGCGGCACGATCCGCATCGCCACCTGGATCTCCTCGGGCACCTTCGAGGTGCTTTGGGCGCTGCGCGCCGACACGCTGACGGCGGTCATGCTGATCGTCGTCACGACAGTGTCGTCGATGGTCCACCTCTACTCGGTCGGCTACATGGCCGAGGACAAGAGCGTGCCGCGCTTCATGGCCTATCTCAGCCTGTTCACCTTCGCCATGCTGATGCTGGTGACGGCGGACAATCTGGTGCAGCTGTTCTTCGGCTGGGAAGGCGTCGGTCTCGCCTCCTACCTGCTGATCGGCTTCTGGTACGACAGGCCCTCGGCCAACGCCGCGGCGATCAAGGCCTTCATCGTCAACCGCGTCGGCGATTTCGGCTTCGCGCTGGGCATTTTCGCCATCTTCATGCTGACCGGCTCGGTTCAGTTCGACGCCATCTTCAAGGCCGCGCCGGAGATCGCCAGGGCCACCTTCCCGTTCCTCGGCGCCGAGGTGCCGGCGCTGACCACGGTCTGCCTGCTGCTCTTCGTCGGCGCCATGGGCAAGTCGGCGCAGCTTGGCCTGCACACCTGGCTGCCGGACGCCATGGAAGGCCCGACGCCGGTCTCCGCGCTGATCCATGCCGCGACCATGGTCACCGCCGGCATCTTCATGGTGGCGCGCTGCTCGCCGCTGTTCGAGTACTCGCAGACCGCGCTCGACGTCGTGACGCTGGTCGGCGCCGGTACCGCGTTCTTCGCCGCCACGGTCGGCCTGACCCAGTTCGACATCAAACGGGTGGTCGCGTACTCGACCTGCAGCCAGCTCGGCTACATGTTCTTCGCGCTCGGCGTCTCGGCCTATCCGGCCGGCATGTTCCACCTGATGACGCACGCCTTCTTCAAGGCGCTGCTGTTCCTCGGCGCCGGCGCGGTGATCCATGCGATGCACCACGAGCAGGACATGCGCCGCATGGGCGGGCTCAAGGACAAGATCCCGCAGACCTACTGGCTGATGTGGATCGGCACCCTGGCACTGGCCGGCATCGGCATCCCGGTGATCGGCGGCCATGGCATCGGATTCGCCGGGTTCTACTCCAAGGACATCATCCTCGAATCGGCGTTCAGCGCCCACACCACGGTCGGCATGATCGCCTTCTGGCTGGGCATCGCCGCCGCGTTCATGACCGCATTCTACTCCTCGCGCCTGATGTTCATGACGTTCCACGGCGCGCCGCGCTGGGCCGATGCGCACGGCCACGGTCATGATGCGCACGGCCATGGCCATGACGGCCATCACGAGCCGCACGAGGCGCCCGGCGTCATGCTGGTGCCGCTCTACGTGCTGGCGCTGGGCGCGGTGATCGCCGGCGGTGTCGCCTACAATATCTTCGTCGGCGACGGGCTCGAGCAGTTCTGGCGTGGCTCGGTGCTGATTCTCAGTGAGCACCACGCTCTGCACGACGCGCACAACGCGCCGCTATGGGTCAAGGTGCTGCCGCTGGTCATGGCGATATCGGGCATCGCGCTGGCGTATCGCTTCTACGTGCAGAAGCCCAGCCTGCCGGCGCAGACGGCGGCGGCGTATCCGTTCCTGTACCGCTTCTCGTTCAACAAGTGGTACTTCGACGAGCTCTACGACTTCCTGTTCGTGAAGCCCTCGATGTGGCTGGGCCGGCAGCTCTGGAAGAAGGGCGATGTCGGCATCATCGACGAGGTCGGGCCCAACGGCCTGGCGCGCGGCGCCACGCGCCTGGCCGGCGTCCTGGGCCGCGCCCAGAGCGGTTATCTCTACCACTACGCGTTCGCCATGCTGATCGGGGTCGCGGTCCTGGTCACCTGGTACATGCTCTCGCGCGGGCAATGA
- a CDS encoding NADH-quinone oxidoreductase subunit M — translation MASWPVLSLTTFLPLIGAAWILLFTRNGEVGVANAKHAALWTSIATFIVSLFIWFGFDSRNSGFQLREQVEWIPAYNIAYHMGVDGISMPFVLLSTFLTPLCILASWQAIETRVREYMVAFLVLETFMVGMFCALDFMVFYIFFEAVLIPMFLIIGIWGGKDKIYAAFKFFLYTLAGSVFMLLAILAIYFKAGTTDIPTIIATLKLPQEWQIWLWLAFFASFAVKVPMWPVHTWLPDAHVQAPTAGSVILAGVLLKMGAYGFIRFSIPMLPLASDFFTPFIFVLSCIAVVYTSLVALAQEDMKKLIAYSSVAHMGFVTIGIFVMNTQGVQGALFQMLSHGLVSGALFLCVGVVYDRLHTREIARYGGLSDNMPRYALVFMFFTMASVGLPGLSGFVGEFLVLTGAFKANTWVAAIASLGVILGAAYALYLYWRICFGKLVKPDVKAMLDMNPREIAIFAPIVLMTIWMGVYPQTFLEVMDASVAKLVADYGAALQAAGKTAMLR, via the coding sequence ATGGCAAGCTGGCCCGTCCTTTCGCTCACCACCTTCCTGCCGCTGATCGGCGCGGCGTGGATCCTGCTGTTCACCCGCAACGGCGAGGTCGGCGTCGCCAACGCCAAGCATGCCGCGCTGTGGACGTCGATCGCGACCTTCATCGTCTCGCTGTTCATCTGGTTCGGCTTCGACTCGCGCAATTCGGGCTTCCAGCTGCGCGAGCAGGTCGAGTGGATCCCGGCCTACAACATCGCCTATCACATGGGCGTCGACGGCATCTCGATGCCGTTCGTGCTGCTGTCGACCTTCCTGACGCCGTTGTGCATCCTGGCGAGCTGGCAGGCGATCGAGACCCGCGTGCGCGAGTACATGGTCGCGTTCCTCGTGCTCGAGACCTTCATGGTCGGCATGTTCTGCGCGCTCGACTTCATGGTGTTCTACATCTTCTTCGAGGCCGTGCTGATCCCGATGTTCCTGATCATCGGAATCTGGGGCGGCAAGGACAAGATCTACGCCGCCTTCAAGTTCTTCCTTTACACCCTGGCCGGCTCCGTCTTCATGCTGCTGGCCATCCTGGCGATCTACTTCAAGGCCGGCACCACCGACATCCCGACCATCATCGCCACCCTGAAGCTGCCGCAGGAATGGCAGATCTGGCTGTGGCTGGCCTTCTTCGCCTCCTTCGCCGTGAAGGTGCCGATGTGGCCGGTGCACACCTGGCTGCCCGACGCGCACGTGCAGGCGCCGACGGCGGGCTCGGTGATCCTGGCCGGCGTGCTCCTGAAGATGGGCGCCTACGGCTTCATCCGCTTCTCGATCCCGATGCTGCCGCTGGCCTCGGACTTCTTCACCCCCTTCATCTTCGTGCTGAGCTGCATCGCCGTGGTCTACACCTCGCTGGTGGCGCTGGCGCAGGAGGACATGAAGAAGCTGATCGCCTATTCCTCGGTCGCCCATATGGGCTTCGTCACCATCGGCATCTTCGTGATGAACACGCAGGGCGTGCAGGGCGCGCTGTTCCAGATGCTGAGCCACGGCCTGGTCTCCGGCGCGCTCTTCCTCTGCGTCGGCGTGGTCTACGATCGCCTGCACACGCGCGAGATCGCCCGTTACGGCGGCCTGTCGGACAACATGCCGCGCTACGCGCTGGTCTTCATGTTCTTCACCATGGCCAGCGTCGGTCTGCCGGGCCTGTCGGGCTTCGTCGGCGAGTTCCTGGTGCTGACCGGCGCCTTCAAGGCCAATACCTGGGTGGCGGCCATCGCCTCGCTGGGCGTCATTCTGGGCGCCGCCTATGCGCTGTATCTCTACTGGCGCATCTGCTTCGGCAAGCTGGTCAAGCCGGACGTCAAGGCGATGCTCGACATGAATCCGCGCGAGATCGCCATCTTCGCGCCCATCGTTCTGATGACGATCTGGATGGGCGTCTACCCGCAGACCTTCCTCGAAGTGATGGACGCCTCGGTCGCCAAGCTGGTGGCGGATTACGGCGCGGCGCTCCAGGCGGCGGGTAAGACCGCCATGTTGCGCTAG
- the nuoN gene encoding NADH-quinone oxidoreductase subunit NuoN, which yields MVGLENWQIATPEMILAAGAMVLLMIGAFRGERSADLVAWLSMALLVGAAAAVIWGQTGTAFNGLFLNTPFTMAMKALSLLGSALAILMSGSFMRREGAWRFEFPVIIVLATLGMMIMLSSADLMTLYVGLEMQSLALYVVAAFQRDSARSTEAGVKYFVLGAVASCMMLYGASLVYGFAGTTNFAAIAKVFAVGAPSVGAVIGLVFILAGLVFKVSAVPFHMWTPDVYEGAPTPVTALFSVAPKIAALGLLVAIVMGPFRPLMAQSQQILIMVSVASMAWGAFAAIRQENIKRLMAYSSIGNMGYALLGLAAGTEEGIRSVVIYMIIYLAMSVGTFACILSMRRGGIAVERIADLAGLWRNHPRMALALLFFMFSMAGIPPLAGFFGKLNVFLAAINAGLYWASALGVAASVVGAYYYLRIIKVMFLDDPVAPFDKVETSMGSVMAVMAVFVFPVFLVFQSPFLSSAQAAAHAFFVR from the coding sequence ATGGTCGGACTGGAAAACTGGCAGATCGCCACCCCCGAGATGATCCTGGCGGCAGGCGCCATGGTGCTGCTGATGATCGGCGCCTTTCGCGGCGAGCGGTCGGCCGATCTCGTGGCGTGGCTTTCCATGGCGCTGCTGGTCGGCGCCGCCGCGGCGGTGATCTGGGGTCAGACGGGCACGGCCTTCAACGGCCTGTTCCTCAACACGCCCTTCACCATGGCGATGAAGGCGCTGTCGCTGCTCGGTTCGGCGCTGGCCATCCTGATGTCGGGCAGCTTCATGCGCCGAGAGGGCGCCTGGCGCTTCGAGTTTCCGGTGATCATCGTGCTGGCGACCTTGGGCATGATGATCATGCTGTCGTCGGCCGACCTGATGACGCTCTATGTCGGTCTCGAGATGCAGTCGCTGGCGCTCTATGTCGTGGCCGCGTTCCAGCGCGACAGCGCGCGTTCGACCGAAGCCGGGGTGAAGTATTTCGTGCTGGGCGCCGTGGCGTCCTGCATGATGCTCTACGGTGCTTCGCTGGTGTACGGCTTCGCCGGCACGACCAACTTCGCCGCCATCGCCAAGGTCTTCGCCGTCGGCGCGCCGTCAGTGGGTGCGGTGATCGGGCTGGTGTTCATCCTCGCCGGCCTGGTCTTCAAGGTCTCGGCCGTGCCGTTCCACATGTGGACGCCCGACGTCTACGAGGGCGCGCCGACGCCGGTGACGGCGCTGTTCTCGGTGGCGCCCAAGATCGCCGCGCTCGGCCTGCTGGTCGCCATCGTCATGGGCCCGTTCCGGCCGCTGATGGCGCAGTCCCAGCAGATCCTGATCATGGTCTCGGTCGCCTCGATGGCCTGGGGCGCCTTCGCCGCGATCCGCCAGGAGAACATCAAGCGCCTGATGGCCTACTCCTCGATCGGCAACATGGGCTATGCGCTGCTCGGCCTCGCCGCCGGCACCGAGGAGGGCATCCGCTCGGTGGTGATCTACATGATCATCTACCTGGCGATGAGCGTCGGCACCTTCGCCTGCATCCTCTCGATGCGCCGCGGCGGCATCGCCGTCGAGCGCATCGCCGATCTCGCCGGCCTGTGGCGCAATCATCCCCGCATGGCGCTGGCGCTGCTGTTCTTCATGTTCTCGATGGCCGGCATCCCGCCACTGGCCGGCTTCTTCGGCAAGCTCAACGTCTTCCTCGCCGCCATCAATGCCGGGCTGTACTGGGCCTCGGCACTGGGCGTCGCGGCCTCGGTGGTGGGTGCCTACTACTACCTGCGCATCATCAAGGTGATGTTCCTCGACGATCCGGTGGCGCCGTTCGACAAGGTCGAGACATCGATGGGCTCCGTCATGGCCGTGATGGCGGTGTTCGTCTTCCCGGTCTTCCTGGTCTTCCAGTCGCCCTTCCTGTCTTCCGCGCAGGCCGCGGCGCACGCCTTCTTCGTGCGATGA
- a CDS encoding biotin--[acetyl-CoA-carboxylase] ligase, translating into MIPAGWSVVTLDTVGSTNDDAMARAEAGAPEGTVVRALRQEAGRGRRGRGWDSPPGNVYSSTILRPPVPPVEAAQLSFVAALAVADMAEAQIDPAHRVAIKWPNDVLVDDAKISGILLESAIGEGGLVGHVVIGVGINVASAPPATRYGATHLSALGSTTSTDTVFEAYVGALARRYGEWRTGGFAATRTAWLRRAAWLDRDIEISLGETALRGRFVDLDEQGALLLQTDGGGVRRITAGDIFPPRA; encoded by the coding sequence ATGATCCCGGCCGGCTGGTCGGTCGTCACGCTCGACACCGTCGGCAGCACCAACGACGACGCCATGGCGCGGGCCGAGGCCGGCGCGCCCGAGGGAACCGTCGTTCGCGCCCTGCGCCAGGAGGCGGGCAGGGGGCGCCGCGGTCGCGGCTGGGACTCGCCGCCGGGCAACGTCTATTCCTCGACCATCCTGCGTCCGCCCGTGCCGCCGGTCGAAGCGGCGCAGCTCAGCTTCGTCGCCGCGCTGGCCGTCGCTGACATGGCCGAGGCGCAGATCGATCCGGCGCATCGCGTGGCGATCAAGTGGCCCAACGACGTGCTGGTCGACGACGCCAAGATCTCCGGCATCCTGCTGGAATCGGCCATCGGTGAGGGGGGCCTTGTCGGCCATGTCGTGATCGGCGTCGGCATCAACGTCGCCAGCGCACCGCCGGCGACGCGCTATGGCGCGACCCATCTGTCGGCGCTGGGCTCGACGACATCGACCGACACGGTATTCGAGGCCTATGTCGGCGCGCTGGCGCGGCGTTACGGGGAGTGGCGCACAGGCGGTTTCGCCGCCACGCGCACCGCATGGCTGCGCCGCGCCGCCTGGCTGGATCGCGACATCGAGATATCGCTGGGCGAGACGGCGCTTCGTGGCCGATTCGTCGACCTTGACGAGCAGGGGGCGCTGCTGCTGCAAACCGACGGCGGCGGTGTCCGGCGGATCACCGCCGGCGACATCTTCCCGCCCCGCGCCTGA
- a CDS encoding type III pantothenate kinase has product MLLAIDVGNTNSKFALFDGDRIVAQFRLRTEAKRTADEYGAWLTQLMGLKDINPRAVEGAIMASTAPAVNPNIRRLCESYFDTRLLIVGEPDCHLGIQVLIDRPQDAGPDRLVGVIAGHTRHGGPLVTVDFGSATTFDIADRDGNFVGGVISPGVEFTIEAFYLMTARLPRIRVEKPAKVIGRATVPAMQSGIFWGYVGLIESLIKRIKTEYGEPMKVIATGGLAPVFESEVHLFDAIEPDLMSLGLLEVWRRNRRA; this is encoded by the coding sequence ATGCTGCTGGCGATCGATGTCGGCAACACCAACAGCAAGTTCGCGCTGTTCGACGGCGATCGCATCGTCGCGCAGTTCCGGCTGCGCACCGAGGCCAAGCGCACGGCCGACGAGTACGGCGCCTGGCTGACGCAGCTGATGGGCCTGAAGGACATCAATCCGCGAGCGGTCGAGGGCGCGATCATGGCCAGCACGGCGCCGGCGGTGAACCCCAACATCCGTCGGCTGTGCGAAAGCTATTTCGACACCAGGCTGCTCATCGTCGGCGAGCCCGACTGTCACCTCGGCATCCAGGTGCTGATCGACCGGCCGCAGGACGCTGGCCCCGACCGCCTGGTCGGCGTGATAGCCGGCCACACGCGCCATGGCGGGCCGCTGGTCACCGTCGATTTCGGCAGCGCCACGACCTTCGACATCGCCGACAGGGACGGCAATTTCGTCGGCGGCGTGATCTCGCCCGGCGTCGAGTTCACCATCGAGGCCTTCTACCTGATGACCGCGCGCCTGCCGCGCATCCGCGTCGAGAAGCCGGCGAAGGTGATCGGCAGGGCCACCGTGCCGGCCATGCAATCCGGCATCTTCTGGGGCTATGTCGGCCTGATCGAGAGCCTGATCAAGCGCATCAAGACGGAATACGGCGAGCCGATGAAGGTGATCGCCACCGGCGGCCTGGCGCCGGTGTTCGAGAGCGAGGTGCACCTGTTCGACGCCATCGAGCCAGACCTGATGTCGCTGGGCCTGCTCGAGGTCTGGCGCCGCAACCGCAGGGCCTGA